From a single Thermincola ferriacetica genomic region:
- a CDS encoding tetratricopeptide repeat protein gives MAFMNKKRPNKIVLYVLVAMISIGLLGSVSIGFWAFSSGSYSSGTAVANNGSSEAKGNAYFSQAMDKLLTKNDVEGAQKLFKDAIVEYEKALKETPQNKLVLGDLATAYFYTGNTDKAIELVRQALKIDPNFTQARFNYAIYLGDGKKQYMDAIKELQKIKTGDPRYQDAQNLIKQYFEAMSGPKNK, from the coding sequence ATGGCTTTTATGAATAAGAAAAGGCCTAACAAAATTGTCCTTTATGTTTTGGTCGCCATGATTTCCATAGGCTTGTTGGGGTCTGTATCCATTGGTTTTTGGGCTTTTAGTTCCGGCTCTTATTCGAGTGGTACTGCCGTTGCCAATAATGGCAGTAGCGAGGCTAAGGGTAACGCTTATTTTTCCCAAGCCATGGATAAACTGCTGACAAAGAATGATGTGGAAGGCGCCCAAAAACTTTTTAAAGATGCTATTGTCGAATATGAAAAAGCCCTGAAAGAGACTCCCCAAAATAAACTGGTTTTAGGGGACCTGGCCACAGCTTATTTTTATACCGGTAACACGGACAAGGCTATTGAATTAGTAAGGCAGGCCTTGAAAATAGACCCTAATTTTACACAGGCCCGTTTTAATTATGCTATTTATCTTGGAGACGGCAAGAAACAGTATATGGATGCCATCAAAGAGCTACAGAAAATAAAAACCGGTGACCCAAGGTACCAGGATGCGCAAAACCTGATCAAGCAGTACTTTGAGGCTATGTCCGGCCCCAAAAATAAATAG